In a single window of the Tachyglossus aculeatus isolate mTacAcu1 chromosome 14, mTacAcu1.pri, whole genome shotgun sequence genome:
- the LGALS1 gene encoding galectin-1 isoform X2, translating into MACGLVATNLNLKAGECVRVKGDVAPGAKSFVLNLGKDGANLCLHFNPRFDIHGDVNTIVCNSKDEGVWGKEQREVAFPFLPGNPAEVCISFDQTELTVKLPDGQEFKFPNRLNLDAINYLAAEGDFKVKCVTFE; encoded by the exons ATGGCTTGT GGACTGGTCGCCACTAACCTGAACCTCAAAGCCGGAGAATGCGTCAGAGTCAAGGGGGACGTTGCCCCAGGAGCCAAGAG CTTTGTGCTGAACCTGGGCAAGGACGGTGCCAACTTGTGCCTGCATTTCAACCCTCGCTTTGACATCCATGGCGATGTGAATACCATCGTGTGCAACTCCAAGGATGAGGGCGTGTGGGGCAAGGAACAGCGGGAGGTGGCTTTCCCCTTCCTGCCCGGGAACCCGGCCGag gtcTGCATCTCCTTCGACCAGACGGAGCTGACGGTGAAGCTCCCAGATGGGCAGGAGTTCAAGTTCCCCAACCGGCTGAACCTGGATGCCATCAATTACCTTGCCGCCGAGGGGGACTTCAAGGTCAAGTGCGTGACCTTCGAGTGA
- the LGALS1 gene encoding galectin-1 isoform X1 — protein MACQGLVATNLNLKAGECVRVKGDVAPGAKSFVLNLGKDGANLCLHFNPRFDIHGDVNTIVCNSKDEGVWGKEQREVAFPFLPGNPAEVCISFDQTELTVKLPDGQEFKFPNRLNLDAINYLAAEGDFKVKCVTFE, from the exons ATGGCTTGT CAGGGACTGGTCGCCACTAACCTGAACCTCAAAGCCGGAGAATGCGTCAGAGTCAAGGGGGACGTTGCCCCAGGAGCCAAGAG CTTTGTGCTGAACCTGGGCAAGGACGGTGCCAACTTGTGCCTGCATTTCAACCCTCGCTTTGACATCCATGGCGATGTGAATACCATCGTGTGCAACTCCAAGGATGAGGGCGTGTGGGGCAAGGAACAGCGGGAGGTGGCTTTCCCCTTCCTGCCCGGGAACCCGGCCGag gtcTGCATCTCCTTCGACCAGACGGAGCTGACGGTGAAGCTCCCAGATGGGCAGGAGTTCAAGTTCCCCAACCGGCTGAACCTGGATGCCATCAATTACCTTGCCGCCGAGGGGGACTTCAAGGTCAAGTGCGTGACCTTCGAGTGA
- the LOC119937120 gene encoding arf-GAP with dual PH domain-containing protein 1-like — protein MAGDSDGTTRDLWAVRHRPGNDVCADCGEPDPEWASYTLGVFICLKCSGIHRNLPELSRVKSLKMGYWEEVQVQFLAQHGNLVARGTYEALVPVYYYQPNQADCQVLREQWIRAKYERKEFSSPEQKLPYSNGQREGTLWKRGRDQAQYHPCRFLLSERDSCLKYFSKQDSREPKMSIQVDRINANFQPEKTGHAHGLQLTFVQDNRTRNLFVYHPDGKEIVDWFNSIRFVQLHYLKVAFPKARDDELRDRLTCRFLKEGYMEKTGPGPRDAFKRRWFTLDRRRLMYFKDPLDAFAKGEAFVGNREHGYDVRRGLPPGAQQGHGAWQHGLTLVTPDRHYLFACETESEQNDWFSTFSRVIEKPMTPQDRAMEAHFLCGP, from the exons ATGGCCGGGGATTCCGACGGGACCACGCGGGACCTGTGGGCGGTGAGACACAGGCCCGGGAATGATGTCTGTGCCGACTGCGGAGAGCCAG ATCCCGAGTGGGCTTCCTACACGCTGGGCGTCTTCATCTGCCTGAAATGCTCCGGCATCCATCGCAACTTGCCCGAACTCAGCCGAGTCAAGTCCCTGAAGATGGGGTACTGGGAGGAGGTGCAGGTGCAG TTCTTGGCTCAGCACGGCAACCTGGTGGCCAGAGGCACGTACGAGGCCCTTGTCCCCGTCTACTACTACCAGCCCAACCAGGCCGACTGCCA GGTCCTGAGGGAGCAGTGGATCAGGGCCAAGTATGAGCGCAAAGAGTTCTCGTCTCCAGAGCAGAAGTTGCCGTATTCCAACG GGCAGCGGGAGGGAACCCTGTGGAAACGGGGCCGGGACCAGGCCCAGTATCATCCCTGCCGCTTCCTGCTGTCCGAGAGGGACAGCTGCCTCAAGTACTTCTCCAAGCAGGAT TCCAGGGAGCCCAAGATGTCCATCCAGGTGGACAGGATCAACGCCAACTTCCAGCCAGAGAAGACAGGCCATGCCCACGGCCTGCAGCTCACCTTCGTGCAGGACAATCGTACGCGCAACCTCTTCGTCTACCACCCCGACGGCAAG GAGATCGTCGACTGGTTTAATAGCATCCGCTTCGTCCAGCTCCACTACCTGAAAGTGGCCTTCCCCAAGGCCCGTGACGATGAG CTCCGAGACCGACTCACCTGCCGCTTTCTGAAGGAGGGCTACATGGAGAAGACGGGGCCCGGG ccccgggACGCCTTCAAGAGACGCTGGTTCACCCTGGATCGCCGCAGACTCATGTACTTCAAGGACCCCCTG GATGCCTTTGCCAAGGGTGAAGCATTTGTAGGCAACCGGGAGCACGGCTACGATGTCAGGCGGGGCCTGCCCCCGGGGGCCCAGCAGGGGCACGGGGCCTGGCAGCACGGCCTCACCCTGGTCACCCCGGACCGCCACTACCTCTTTGCCTGTGAGACGGAAAGCGAGCAGAACGACTGGTTTTCCACCTTCTCCAGGGTCATCGAAAAGCCCATGACGCCACAGGATCGTGCCA tgGAAGCTCATTTCCTGTGTGGGCCTTAG